A single window of Bos javanicus breed banteng chromosome 19, ARS-OSU_banteng_1.0, whole genome shotgun sequence DNA harbors:
- the LOC133232416 gene encoding keratin, type I cuticular Ha5 translates to MASKCLKASFSSGSLKVPGGAGGGSARVSTIFSSSSCKLPSFSRGPRSFSACSVGLGKSSCRAASCLPALCLPSGGFATSYGMAGGWFGEGILTGNEKETMQFLNDRLASYLEKVRQLERENAELESRIREWCEQQVPYLCPDYQSYFQTIEELQKKTLCTKSENARLVVQIDNAKLAADDFRTKYETEVSMRQLVESDMNGLRRILDDLTLCKADLEAQVESLKEELLCLKKNHEEEVNSLRCQLGDRLNVEVDAAPPVDLNRVLNEMRCQYETLVENNRREAEDWFNTQTEELNQQVVSSSEQLQSYQAEIIELRRTVNALEIELQAQHSMRDALESTLAETEARYSSQLAQMQGLIGNVESQLAEIRCDLERQNQEYQVLLDVRARLECEINTYRGLLDSEDCKLPCNPCAPDHSPSKSCLPCLPAASCGPGTARTTCSPRPICVPCPGSRF, encoded by the exons ATGGCTTCCAAATGCCTCAAGGCCAGCTTCTCGTCGGGGTCTCTCAAGGTCCCGGGAGGGGCTGGTGGGGGCTCGGCTCGCGTGTCCACAATATTCTCCAGCAGCTCTTGCAAGCTCCCCAGCTTCTCCCGGGGGCCTCGGAGTTTCTCTGCCTGTTCAGTCGGGCTGGGCAAGAGCAGCTGCAGGGCCGCCAGCTGCCTGCCTGCTCTCTGCCTCCCCTCTGGAGGCTTTGCTACCAGCTACGGCATGGCCGGGGGCTGGTTTGGTGAGGGCATTCTTACAGGCAATGAGAAGGAGACCATGCAGTTCCTAAACGACCGGCTGGCCAGCTACCTGGAGAAGGTGCGGCAGCTGGAGCGGGAGAACGCGGAGCTGGAGAGCCGCATCCGCGAGTGGTGTGAGCAACAGGTGCCCTACCTGTGCCCCGACTACCAGTCTTACTTCCAGACCATCGAGGAGCTCCAGAAGAAG ACCCTGTGCACCAAGTCTGAGAACGCCAGGCTGGTGGTGCAGATTGACAATGCCAAGCTGGCTGCAGATGACTTCAGGACCAA GTACGAGACCGAGGTATCCATGCGGCAGCTggtggagtcagacatgaatggcCTACGTAGGATCCTGGATGATCTGACCCTGTGCAAGGCCGACCTGGAGGCCCAGGTGGAGTCCCTGAAGGAGGAGCTGCTCTGCCTCAAGAAGAATCATGAGGAG GAAGTGAACTCCCTGCGCTGCCAGCTGGGTGATCGACTCAACGTCGAGGTGGACGCTGCCCCACCCGTTGACCTGAACCGTGttctgaatgagatgaggtgccAGTATGAGACCCTGGTGGAAAATAACCGCCGGGAGGCTGAGGACTGGTTTAACACCCAG actgaggaactgaaccaGCAGGTGGTGTCCAGCTCAGAGCAGCTGCAGTCCTACCAGGCGGAGATCATTGAGCTGAGACGCACGGTCAATGCCCTGGAGATTGAGCTGCAGGCCCAGCACAGCATG AGAGATGCTTTGGAATCCACCCTGGCAGAGACAGAGGCCCGCTACAGCTCCCAGCTGGCCCAGATGCAGGGCCTGATCGGCAACGTGGAGTCGCAGCTGGCAGAGATCCGCTGTGACCTGGAGCGGCAGAACCAGGAGTACCAGGTGCTGCTGGACGTGCGGGCCCGGCTGGAGTGTGAGATCAACACGTACCGGGGGCTGCTGGACAGCGAGGACTGCAA gCTCCCTTGTAACCCATGTGCCCCGGACCACTCGCCCTCTAAGTCTTGCCTCCCCTGTCTTCCTGCGGCCTCCTGTGGGCCTGGCACAGCCCGCACCACCTGTAGCCCCCGCCCCATCTGTGTGCCCTGCCCGGGAAGCCGGTTCTGA
- the KRT32 gene encoding keratin, type I cuticular Ha2, whose translation MSCQPEWYLGYICQPGTCVPSLSVSTTYYPTSSIFSSMGSNSLFYESVFSSNERETLQLLNNRLAAYLERVRQLEQENVELERQLQEACEFQEPTVGPNYFRYFQIIEELQQKILYSKAENARIVVQIDNTKLAADDFRSKYEMELGLRQLVEADTNGLRRILDELTLCKADLEMQVESLKEELMCLKKNHEEEVGALRCQLGDRLNIEVDAVSPVDLNKVLEEMRCRYEALVETNRRDVEEWFNKQMEELNQQVVTSSEQLQSYQSDIIDLKRTVNTLEIELQTQHSLRDSLENTLTETEARYGSQLAQMQGLVTNIESQLAEIRCDLERQNQEYRVLLDVRARLEAEINTYRGLLDSEDCKLPGNPCSTPSQPPCAPAPSVPRTLCVPRTVCVPCVPCHPSCH comes from the exons ATGAGCTGCCAGCCAGAGTGGTATCTGGGTTACATCTGCCAGCCTGGGACGTGTGTACCTTCTCTGTCTGTGTCCACCACCTACTACCCAACCAGCAGCATCTTCAGCTCCATGGGTTCCAACAGTTTGTTCTATGAAAGTGTCTTCAGTAGCAATGAGAGGGAGACCCTGCAGTTACTGAACAACCGCCTGGCTGCCTACCTGGAGAGGGTGAGGCAGCTGGAGCAGGAGAATGTGGAGCTGGAGAGACAACTCCAAGAGGCCTGTGAGTTTCAAGAGCCCACTGTGGGTCCTAACTACTTTCGGTATTTCCAGATCATTGAGGAGCTCCAGCAGAAG ATTCTGTACTCAAAGGCAGAGAATGCCAGGATAGTCGTGCAAATTGACAACACCAAGCTGGCTGCAGATGACTTTAGGAGCAA GTATGAGATGGAGCTGGGCTTGCGGCAGCTGGTGGAGGCTGACACCAACGGCCTGCGCCGGATCCTGGATGAGCTGACCCTGTGCAAGGCTGACCTGGAGATGCAGGTGGAGTCTCTGAAGGAGGAGCTGATGTGTCTCAAGAAGAACCATGAGGAG GAAGTTGGTGCTCTCCGATGCCAGCTTGGGGACCGCCTTAACATTGAGGTTGATGCTGTGTCCCCAGTGGACTTGAACAAGGTGCTGGAAGAGATGCGATGTCGGTATGAGGCTCTGGTGGAGACCAATCGCAGGGATGTGGAGGAATGGTTCAACAAGCAG aTGGAAGAGCTTAACCAGCAAGTGGTCACGAGCTCCGAGCAGCTTCAGAGCTACCAGTCAGATATCATTGATTTGAAACGAACGGTCAACACACTGGAGATCGAGctgcagacccagcacagcctg AGAGACTCCCTGGAGAATACCCTGACAGAGACGGAGGCCCGCTACGGCTCCCAGCTGGCCCAGATGCAGGGCCTGGTCACCAACATAGAGTCCCAACTGGCTGAGATCCGCTGTGACCTGGAGCGGCAGAACCAGGAGTACCGGGTGCTGCTGGATGTGAGGGCCCGGCTGGAGGCAGAGATCAACACGTACCGGGGGCTGCTGGACAGCGAGGACTGCAA GTTGCCGGGTAACCCATGCTCCACTCCCTCCCAGCCTCCTTGTGCGCCTGCCCCCAGTGTGCCCCGGACCCTCTGCGTGCCCCGCACTGTCTGTGTGCCTTGTGTGCCCTGCCACCCGAGCTGCCACTGA